Proteins co-encoded in one Deltaproteobacteria bacterium genomic window:
- the rpmB gene encoding 50S ribosomal protein L28 — protein MARRCTICGKGPSVGNNVSHANNKTRRRWLPNLQQVRARYNGAVKRIRVCTRCLRSGKVEKVA, from the coding sequence ATGGCCAGAAGATGCACCATTTGCGGCAAGGGGCCCTCCGTGGGCAACAACGTCAGCCACGCCAACAACAAGACCCGGCGCCGCTGGCTCCCCAATCTGCAGCAGGTTCGCGCACGGTACAACGGCGCCGTGAAGCGCATCCGCGTCTGCACCCGGTGTCTGCGATCCGGCAAGGTCGAAAAGGTCGCTTGA
- a CDS encoding DUF151 domain-containing protein: protein MEVRQVVVDPTRGTPVVLLAGGERLLPIWIGKAEANSIARALAGEKLPRPDTHDLIQRVLGGLEAELERVTITELRESTFFAEITIKRNSRRIRLDARPSDAIAVALRTGTPIYATPEVLRQGVRMDGRQSKLRDRVARTLGMQVQDLTPDLARLFAATVDAGALVAHVERGSSGARLGLRRGDVVVQVDGTPIRSSRDLLEKLQDPMTKQLRVLRIQRDGKFVTLVTNPPSR, encoded by the coding sequence ATGGAGGTGCGGCAAGTGGTCGTGGACCCGACGCGGGGGACGCCGGTGGTGCTGTTGGCCGGCGGCGAGCGACTACTGCCCATCTGGATCGGCAAGGCCGAAGCCAACTCCATCGCTCGCGCTCTGGCCGGAGAAAAGCTTCCCAGACCCGATACGCACGACTTGATTCAAAGGGTGTTGGGAGGCCTCGAAGCCGAGTTGGAACGCGTGACCATCACGGAATTGCGCGAGAGTACCTTCTTCGCGGAGATCACGATTAAACGGAACAGCCGGCGCATTCGCCTCGACGCGCGCCCGAGCGACGCCATCGCCGTGGCTTTACGGACGGGCACGCCGATTTATGCAACACCCGAGGTCCTGCGGCAGGGCGTTCGCATGGACGGGCGGCAATCGAAACTGCGGGACAGGGTTGCGCGGACCCTGGGTATGCAAGTGCAGGACCTTACCCCGGACTTGGCGAGGTTGTTTGCCGCGACCGTCGACGCCGGCGCGCTGGTCGCTCACGTGGAGCGCGGCAGCTCCGGCGCCAGACTCGGGCTCCGCCGTGGAGATGTGGTCGTGCAAGTGGACGGCACGCCCATCAGGAGTTCCCGCGATCTGCTGGAAAAGCTGCAAGACCCCATGACGAAGCAGCTCCGCGTCCTGCGCATACAAAGAGACGGCAAGTTCGTCACCCTTGTGACGAACCCGCCGTCTCGATAA
- a CDS encoding DUF6282 family protein: MSTSKSTPEAFDVTGAVDLHVHCGPEGIPRRFDAISLARHVAETGLGGVVLKSHMAPTSSWAQMAHDATGVRLHGSVVLNHYVGGINPAAVRGALGPSADGEPYLKVVWLPTVHAAAHLTARHHEGEQYDIPPEWCGGTVSPLARPLAEVEPINVLAAGLRRPLDEILRIAADHDLVLATGHAGRDEVFHVMERAGALGVRKVIVTHPCYDPPAIAVSELLDLANAGAYVELSFILVDMGLVSFEETAAILRQVGAARTILSTDVGQVDRAAPAEGLARLGAGLLAEGIPRVDIDTAMKDNPRSLVDP, translated from the coding sequence GTGAGCACCTCGAAAAGCACCCCCGAAGCGTTCGACGTCACCGGCGCGGTCGACCTGCACGTGCACTGCGGCCCCGAGGGGATTCCGCGGCGTTTCGACGCGATTTCGCTGGCCCGGCATGTGGCGGAGACGGGACTCGGCGGCGTCGTGCTGAAGTCGCACATGGCCCCAACCTCGAGCTGGGCACAGATGGCGCATGACGCAACTGGCGTCCGCCTTCACGGCTCGGTCGTGTTGAACCACTATGTCGGCGGCATCAATCCCGCGGCCGTGCGCGGCGCGTTGGGACCATCGGCCGACGGCGAACCCTACCTCAAGGTCGTGTGGCTGCCTACGGTCCACGCCGCCGCGCATCTCACCGCACGGCATCACGAAGGCGAGCAATACGACATCCCGCCCGAGTGGTGCGGCGGCACGGTCTCCCCCTTGGCCCGGCCGCTGGCCGAGGTAGAGCCCATCAACGTGCTCGCCGCCGGGCTCCGGCGGCCACTGGACGAGATCCTGCGCATCGCCGCCGACCACGACCTGGTGCTCGCCACCGGCCACGCGGGCCGGGACGAGGTGTTCCATGTGATGGAACGGGCCGGCGCTCTGGGCGTCCGGAAGGTCATCGTCACGCACCCCTGCTACGATCCCCCGGCCATCGCCGTCTCGGAACTTCTCGATCTGGCCAACGCCGGCGCCTACGTCGAGTTGAGCTTCATCCTGGTCGATATGGGCCTGGTGTCGTTCGAGGAGACCGCGGCTATCCTGCGGCAGGTGGGCGCGGCGCGGACAATCCTGTCCACGGACGTGGGCCAGGTGGACCGGGCGGCTCCGGCGGAAGGGCTGGCGCGGCTTGGCGCGGGGCTGCTGGCCGAAGGAATCCCGCGCGTGGACATCGACACCGCCATGAAGGACAACCCTCGTTCCCTGGTGGACCCTTAA
- a CDS encoding amidohydrolase — MAQQLNEYLKELMRQAESKLPDLTDIRRSLHRHPEAGWTEFRTTGMVVHRLRELGYRVETGSDCIHPDAVRGWPEEAVVRESRAQAGELARDIEVPGAVGILERGEGPTVALRFDMDATEVAESDDPAHPPVARGFASGKPDVMHACGHDAHVTIGLGAAELLAANPDWRGRVKLLFQPAEEGGRGAHPMVEAGVVDDTDYFACLHMGGPTLPLGEVALEATHFLSSVKMEARFRGVASHAGGAPERGRNALLAACQATLALHALPRNGQGATFVNVGVLNAGTGTNVVPSEAHMKYEVRGGTDEICELMEEGARRCIEGAATLQGVEVTSEITGRTIGAKSDGEMKDHLARVAGSSPVDFRVHDARPLGGGEDATYFMRRVQEHGGKSLYFLLGGSTPTGHHTSTFDVDERALAHGAMLMAGLVMRLTGSP, encoded by the coding sequence ATGGCACAACAGCTCAACGAATACCTGAAGGAACTCATGCGGCAGGCCGAGTCCAAGCTCCCCGACTTGACCGACATCCGGCGCAGCCTGCACCGCCACCCCGAGGCGGGCTGGACCGAGTTCCGCACCACCGGCATGGTGGTGCACCGGCTGCGCGAGCTGGGCTACCGGGTGGAGACGGGGTCTGACTGCATCCATCCGGACGCGGTGCGCGGCTGGCCCGAGGAGGCGGTGGTGCGGGAGAGCCGCGCCCAGGCGGGTGAGTTGGCGCGGGACATCGAGGTGCCGGGTGCGGTGGGCATCCTCGAGCGCGGCGAAGGCCCCACCGTGGCGCTGCGCTTCGACATGGACGCCACCGAGGTGGCCGAGTCCGACGACCCGGCGCATCCGCCCGTGGCCCGCGGCTTCGCTTCCGGCAAGCCCGACGTCATGCACGCCTGCGGCCACGATGCCCACGTGACCATCGGCCTGGGCGCGGCCGAGCTGCTGGCCGCCAACCCGGACTGGCGCGGGCGCGTGAAGCTCTTGTTCCAGCCGGCGGAGGAAGGCGGCCGCGGCGCCCATCCCATGGTGGAGGCCGGAGTGGTGGACGACACGGACTACTTCGCCTGCCTGCACATGGGCGGACCGACGTTGCCGCTGGGCGAAGTGGCGCTGGAGGCGACCCACTTCCTCTCGTCCGTGAAGATGGAGGCGCGTTTCCGCGGCGTGGCCTCCCACGCGGGCGGCGCGCCGGAACGGGGGCGCAACGCGCTGCTGGCGGCGTGCCAGGCCACCTTGGCGCTCCACGCCCTGCCGCGCAACGGCCAGGGCGCCACCTTCGTCAACGTCGGCGTGCTGAACGCCGGCACCGGCACCAACGTGGTGCCGTCCGAGGCCCACATGAAGTACGAAGTGCGCGGCGGCACCGACGAGATCTGCGAGCTCATGGAGGAAGGCGCGCGGCGCTGCATCGAAGGCGCGGCCACGCTCCAGGGGGTCGAGGTCACCAGCGAGATCACCGGCCGCACCATCGGCGCCAAGTCCGACGGCGAGATGAAGGACCACCTGGCGCGGGTGGCCGGGTCTTCGCCCGTGGACTTCCGCGTCCACGACGCCCGCCCCCTGGGCGGCGGCGAGGACGCCACCTACTTCATGCGCCGGGTCCAGGAACACGGCGGCAAGTCCCTCTACTTCCTGCTCGGCGGCAGCACCCCCACGGGACACCACACCTCCACGTTCGACGTGGACGAGCGCGCCCTGGCCCACGGCGCCATGCTCATGGCGGGACTGGTGATGCGCCTCACCGGGTCCCCCTGA
- a CDS encoding UbiD family decarboxylase, whose protein sequence is MQFNDCRQWIEQANAMGELKTLKGCNWDLEIGAITEMVMRREDGPAVLFDEIKDYPAGYRVLSNTLTSRKRIGLTLNLPPGDSKMEFVNTWRNHYKNIKPVPAKVLKDSPLFENVFEEGNIDLFKFPTPRWHERDGGRYIGTGSIDITSDRDEGWTNWGTYRVMVHDSDTVGFYISPGKHGRIHRDKYQQTGESFKMAMSFGHDPLVFLGGSIEVPYGVPEYDFLGGIRGEPLEVVKAPYSGLMVPANAEIVVEGDVLFNEDRVEGPFGEWTGYYASAERNEPIVKIKRLYHRNDPIILGSPPGRPPAELGWYRSYLRSALIWDEMEKAGVPDVRGVWLMVAGGSRLVMVVSIKQRYPGHARQAAVVASQCHAGAYLGRYVIVVDDDIDPSNTDDVIWAMATRSDPDADIDIIRRCWSGPLDPIVHPTKKGFNSRAIIDACRPYEWMDQFPPVAESPREVLDATEKKWGKVLFSTNGTGA, encoded by the coding sequence ATGCAATTCAATGATTGTCGTCAGTGGATCGAACAAGCGAACGCCATGGGCGAGCTCAAGACCCTCAAGGGGTGCAACTGGGATCTTGAGATCGGCGCCATCACCGAAATGGTCATGCGCAGGGAAGACGGCCCGGCCGTGTTGTTCGACGAGATCAAGGATTATCCGGCCGGCTACCGGGTCCTGTCCAACACGTTGACCTCACGCAAGCGCATCGGCCTGACGTTGAATCTGCCGCCCGGTGACAGCAAGATGGAGTTCGTCAACACTTGGCGGAATCACTACAAGAACATCAAGCCGGTGCCCGCGAAGGTGCTCAAGGACAGCCCCCTGTTCGAGAACGTCTTCGAGGAGGGCAACATCGACCTGTTCAAGTTCCCCACGCCTCGCTGGCACGAACGGGACGGCGGCCGCTACATCGGCACCGGCAGCATCGACATCACCTCCGACCGTGACGAGGGCTGGACCAACTGGGGTACGTATCGCGTGATGGTCCACGACTCGGACACCGTGGGTTTCTATATCTCGCCGGGCAAGCACGGCCGCATTCACCGGGACAAGTATCAACAGACCGGCGAGTCCTTCAAGATGGCCATGTCCTTCGGGCACGATCCGCTGGTGTTCCTCGGCGGCAGCATCGAGGTCCCCTACGGGGTGCCCGAGTACGACTTCCTGGGTGGAATCCGGGGCGAACCCCTGGAGGTGGTGAAGGCGCCGTATTCCGGCCTGATGGTCCCGGCCAACGCCGAGATCGTGGTGGAAGGCGACGTGCTCTTCAACGAGGACCGCGTGGAGGGCCCCTTCGGCGAGTGGACCGGTTACTACGCCAGCGCGGAGCGGAACGAGCCCATCGTCAAGATCAAGCGGCTGTACCATCGCAATGATCCCATCATCCTGGGGTCACCTCCGGGCAGGCCTCCGGCCGAGCTGGGCTGGTATCGGTCGTACCTGCGCTCCGCGCTGATCTGGGACGAGATGGAGAAGGCGGGCGTGCCGGACGTGAGGGGCGTGTGGCTGATGGTGGCCGGCGGCAGCCGCCTGGTCATGGTGGTTTCCATCAAGCAGCGTTACCCGGGACACGCGCGCCAGGCCGCGGTGGTGGCGTCACAGTGCCACGCCGGCGCCTACCTCGGCCGGTACGTCATCGTGGTGGACGACGACATCGATCCCTCCAACACGGACGACGTCATCTGGGCCATGGCCACGCGCTCGGATCCCGACGCGGACATCGACATCATCCGGCGCTGTTGGAGCGGTCCCCTGGACCCGATCGTGCATCCCACGAAGAAGGGCTTCAACTCCCGCGCCATCATCGACGCGTGCCGTCCCTACGAATGGATGGATCAGTTCCCGCCGGTGGCGGAATCGCCCCGCGAAGTGCTCGATGCCACCGAGAAGAAGTGGGGCAAGGTCCTGTTCAGCACCAACGGCACGGGCGCATAG
- a CDS encoding M20/M25/M40 family metallo-hydrolase yields the protein MTEPEIDVDATELVGLAGELIKIPSFCPDETPVALFLRDYFSERGYQVTLQEVAPGRCQTIAILEGAGGGPSLMFNGHIDINSLTRGCTRDPWTPVVEGDRLYGHGVQNMKGGVAAMIGAAEAVRRSGVKLCGDLVLACVVGETQGGEGTHHLMESGFRTDMAVLPEPFGLGNLVTVHGGIVHFAVHTYGVTGHVSKVEETVNAVEQMTRVIEALGHVEFTCTPRADLPALPRLNVGSIIGGRGEDYVLTEPPYVPDLCTVIVDVHFVPGQTADSVIADVRRALDPLTDADPDFDYAIEIPPPPFFKGCRRLVMDPLDVPPDAAIVQAVARNHEKVTGAPPGLIGAHLPMSYSAGDSCWLWKHGIPCLHYGPGGGFLDPGPDGSYIFISEMVTCAEVLANTAMDVCGT from the coding sequence ATGACAGAGCCTGAGATTGATGTTGACGCAACGGAACTCGTGGGACTCGCCGGCGAGCTGATCAAGATCCCGAGCTTCTGCCCCGACGAGACCCCGGTGGCTCTCTTCCTGCGGGATTACTTCTCGGAGCGCGGCTACCAAGTGACGCTCCAGGAAGTGGCGCCCGGCCGCTGCCAGACCATCGCCATCCTCGAGGGCGCGGGCGGCGGCCCGAGCCTCATGTTCAACGGCCACATCGACATCAACTCCCTCACCCGGGGCTGCACGCGCGACCCCTGGACGCCGGTGGTGGAGGGGGACCGGCTCTACGGCCACGGGGTGCAGAACATGAAGGGCGGCGTGGCCGCCATGATCGGCGCGGCCGAGGCGGTGCGGCGAAGCGGCGTGAAGCTGTGCGGAGATTTGGTGCTGGCCTGCGTGGTGGGCGAGACCCAGGGCGGCGAGGGCACTCACCATCTCATGGAGAGCGGCTTCCGCACCGACATGGCGGTGCTGCCGGAGCCCTTCGGCCTGGGCAATCTCGTGACCGTGCACGGCGGCATCGTGCACTTCGCCGTCCATACCTACGGCGTCACCGGACACGTAAGCAAGGTCGAGGAGACGGTCAACGCCGTGGAGCAGATGACACGGGTCATCGAGGCCCTGGGCCACGTGGAGTTCACCTGCACGCCTCGGGCGGACCTGCCCGCCCTGCCCCGCCTCAACGTCGGCAGCATCATCGGCGGGCGCGGTGAAGATTACGTGTTGACGGAGCCGCCCTACGTGCCCGACCTGTGCACCGTCATCGTGGACGTACACTTCGTGCCCGGGCAGACGGCGGACTCGGTCATCGCCGACGTGAGACGCGCGCTAGATCCTCTGACGGACGCCGACCCGGACTTCGACTACGCCATCGAGATCCCACCGCCACCCTTCTTCAAGGGCTGCCGGCGCCTGGTGATGGACCCGCTGGACGTGCCGCCGGACGCGGCCATCGTCCAGGCGGTGGCGCGAAACCACGAGAAGGTCACGGGTGCGCCGCCCGGGCTCATCGGCGCCCACCTGCCCATGTCCTACTCCGCGGGCGACAGTTGCTGGCTCTGGAAGCACGGCATCCCCTGCCTCCACTACGGACCCGGCGGCGGCTTCCTCGACCCCGGCCCCGACGGCAGCTACATCTTCATCAGCGAGATGGTGACGTGCGCCGAGGTGCTGGCGAACACGGCCATGGACGTCTGCGGCACATGA